GCGCCTGAAGGTGGGCGACACGGTCGTTGCTGGTGAGAAGGTCGACATCAAGCCGGGCAATGCGATGCCGCTCGGCGCGATCCCGGTCGGCACCATCATCTACAACATCGAGATGAAGCCCGGTGCGGGTGGCAAGATCGCGCGTTCGGCTGGCACCTATGCCCAGCTGGTCGGCAAGGATGCCGGCTACGCGCAGATCAAGCTGATGTCTGGCGAGCTGCGCCTGGTGCGTGGTGAATGCATCGCCGCCATCGGCGCGGTGTCCAACCCGGACAACCAGAACCAGCAGCTCGGCAAGGCTGGCCGTAGCCGTTGGCTCGGCCGCAAGCCGCATCAGCGCGGCGTCGTCATGAACCCGGTCGACCACCCGCATGGTGGTGGTGAAGGCCGGACCTCGGGTGGCCGCCACCCGGTGACGCCGTGGGGTAAGCCGACCAAGGGCTACAAGACCCGCACCAACAAGCGCACGGACAAGCTTATTGTCCGCCGCCGCAACGTAACGAAGGGCTGACCGCGATGTCGCGCAGTGTCTGGAAGGGGCCGTTCGTTGACGGCTACCTGCTGAACAAGGCGGAAGCGGCACGTGCCTCCACCCGCAACGAGATCATTAAGATCTGGTCGCGCCGGAGCACGATCCTGCCGCAGTTCGTCGGGCTGACCTTCGGTGTCTACAACGGCAAGAAGTTCATCCCTGTCCAGGTGACGGAGAATATGGTGGGGCACAAGTTCGGCGAGTTCTCGCCGACCCGTACCTTCACCGGGCATTCTTCGGACAAGAAGGCGAAGAGGGGCTAAGGCGATATGAGCAAGCCGAAGCATCCCCGTACCGTCGCCGAGACCGCAGCCCAGGCCGTGACGCGGAATATCCGCGTCTCGCCGCGCAAGCTGAACCTGGTCGCCGGCCTGATCCGGGGCAAGAAGGTGCAGGACGCGGTCGCGGTCCTGACCTTCTCCAAGCGCCGCATCTCGGACACGGTGAAGAAGACGCTGGAAAGCGCCATCGCCAATGGCGAGAACAACCACCAGCTGGACGTCGACCGGCTGGTCGTGTCCCGCGTTGAGGTGGGCCGCGCCATCGTGATGAAGCGTTTCCATGCGCGTGGTCGCGGCAAGGCCGCCCGCGTCGAGAAGTGGTTCAGCCATCTCTCGATCACGGTCGCCGAGGCACAGGCCGAAGCAGCGCCCGCAGAGCAGGAGGCCGCGTAACATGGGCCATAAAGTCAACCCGATCGGGCTGCGGCTCGGCATCAACCGGACCTGGGATTCCCGTTGG
This genomic window from Roseomonas marmotae contains:
- the rplB gene encoding 50S ribosomal protein L2, encoding MALKHFNPVTPSTRGTILIDRSELFKGKPVKQLTEGKSHSGGRNNHGRITVRFRGGGHKQSYRIVDFKRRKFNVPATVERLEYDPNRTAFLALLKYEDGELSYIIAPQRLKVGDTVVAGEKVDIKPGNAMPLGAIPVGTIIYNIEMKPGAGGKIARSAGTYAQLVGKDAGYAQIKLMSGELRLVRGECIAAIGAVSNPDNQNQQLGKAGRSRWLGRKPHQRGVVMNPVDHPHGGGEGRTSGGRHPVTPWGKPTKGYKTRTNKRTDKLIVRRRNVTKG
- the rpsS gene encoding 30S ribosomal protein S19, producing the protein MSRSVWKGPFVDGYLLNKAEAARASTRNEIIKIWSRRSTILPQFVGLTFGVYNGKKFIPVQVTENMVGHKFGEFSPTRTFTGHSSDKKAKRG
- the rplV gene encoding 50S ribosomal protein L22, which produces MSKPKHPRTVAETAAQAVTRNIRVSPRKLNLVAGLIRGKKVQDAVAVLTFSKRRISDTVKKTLESAIANGENNHQLDVDRLVVSRVEVGRAIVMKRFHARGRGKAARVEKWFSHLSITVAEAQAEAAPAEQEAA